In the Numida meleagris isolate 19003 breed g44 Domestic line chromosome 5, NumMel1.0, whole genome shotgun sequence genome, one interval contains:
- the LOC110400228 gene encoding uncharacterized protein DKFZp434B061-like, translating to MPSPRLSRTALPSGKTEQADRGQKTSLTPRKRVKTTCNTNRWEKAARPPRALTLQDGTQHGELRDAPLGHPGGHRTAAGPGTWQQPPPTPVPARPRSAPRAAPSAGSSSAPLLRPPRARSPPAPGSGCARRPKGTATAEARGPRRSPGPAGGGPPARAAAGGGKRGARPGRRPPTARGGCGGSFRSAAARCARPCACAPPRPQPHLAARCARGRREARGGRGPSPQPPPRAAPGGALDPRIAGYPPRALTCDVRSAVEARQSGAASFRQSPPCWTARGQALPAHVAGRRHKTLEVRSELGRVDVPPSAWTEGTALLGETRRILWKETTNSGVVQRALPKHQHPPPHSSLPKASSPGLLSKTMLTEQFQQVFDKYKLCLNCNVCRAACFSNDC from the exons ATGCCCAGCCCTCGGCTCAGCAGAACAGCGCTGCCTTCAGGCAAGACCGAACAGGCAGACCGAGGGCAAAAGAC CTCTTTAACGCCAAGAAAACGCGTAAAAACCACGTGTAATACGAACCGCTGGGAAAAGGCAGCCCGGCCACCACGCGCTCTCACTCTCCAGGACGGAACGCAGCACGGGGAGCTGCGGGACGCCCCGCTGGGACATCCCGGCGGTCACCGCACCGCTGCGGGGCCCGGGACGTGGCAGCAGCCGCCGCCTACCCCGgtccccgcccggccccggtccgcgccccgcgcagccccgaGCGCCGGCAGCTCCTCGGCCCCGCTCCTCAGGCCCCCCCGTGCCCGCTCTCCACCAGCCCCCGGCTCCGGCTGCGCGCGGCGACCTAAGGGGACCGC GACAGCGGAGGCGCGAGGACCCCGTCGCTCACCTGGTCCGGCGGGAGGAGGGCCGCCCGCGCGAGCGGCTGCCGGCGGAGGGAAGCGCGGTGCCCGCCCCGGCCGGAGGCCGCCCACGGCGCGCGGGGGCTGCGGCGGCTCCTTCCGCTCGGCGGCCGCCAGGTGCGCGCGGCCCTGCGCCTGCGCGCCGCCCCGCCCTCAGCCTCACCTGGCGGCCAGGTGCGCGAGGGGGCGGCGGGAAGCGCGCGGCGGGCGCGGACCCTCCCCTCAGCCGCCTCCGCGCGCCGCGCCCGGAGGAGCGTTAGACCCTCGCATAGCGGGGTATCCGCCGCGCGCACTAACGTGCGACGTGCGGAGCGCAGTGGAAGCGCGGCAGAGCGGCGCCGCGAGCTTTCGCCAATCCCCGCCGTGCTGGACCGCGCGCGGCCAAGCGCTGCCCGCGCACGTTGCTGGGAGACGGCACAAAACCCTGGAGGTGAGATCAGAACTCGGGAGAGTGGACGTCCCCCCGAGTGCGTGGACAGAGGGAACAGCGCTTCTCGGTGAAACCAGGCGGATTTTGTGGAA GGAAACCACGAACTCGGGAGTAGTTCAGCGTGCACTCCCTAAGCACCAGCATCCGCCTCCCCATAGCAGTCTACCCAAAGCGTCATCCCCGGGCTTGCTTTCCAAGACCATGCTTACAGAACAATTTCAACAAGTCTTTGATAAATATAAGCTCTGTTTAAACTGTAatgtttgcagagctgcttgctTCTCTAATGACTGTTAA